The Glycine soja cultivar W05 chromosome 4, ASM419377v2, whole genome shotgun sequence genomic sequence AAGTGTTTGACCGAAAAAAGCCCATGGGCGAAGATAgagtattttcaattttatagcCTGTTTATGTTTGAGGTGAAACATTATTTACTGGCGGTGCCCGTGGTACTACGAAACCGCAAGGTACAGTATTAATAAAAAGATCATTTATCTTGAATTTTTAGCTGAtctctttaatattttatgatgaaagtattaaataaaaataaaaaaaaatataagaaacataAGATTCATCTAATAATTGAAAGAATGCCAGAAGAAGAGATCATATGGTTGAATCTCTTAAGTAACATTTataccaaaaattataaaattagcaaatatttgttgataaaaattaaatagttaatattttggaaataaataataagatagAGTGAGCGTTATAGAAGATGGAGGCCCCCAACCCCAAGCTTACCTTTTCATTTCTTGGATGGGACCTACCTCCCACTACTTAAGAATCCAAGGTATCCTCTGTTCAACTCAACCGAAGAACTTACAATTTCCAGTAAAAGAAAAAGCTTTTGATCCTACTACTTTTACAATTGTTCCCTTTGTTTTggtcatgaaaatataaaagaaaatggtCAATGTCTCTAATAATTATTGAGTTTCTCTAATCAGTAGTCTATTAAGAATATTAGTTAAgaatattctaattaaaaaacacattaaagATAATGATAAGGTATAGGTGTATTAATAAtagatttcaataaataaaaaattatcttaaacttCTGAGTTTACTATATACTTAAAATACTCCGTTGTTAAGGTTTCATTCTAGTAAGTAGTAACTGGCTAACTGCACGCTTTTTGTCTTGAAAGGTTCCTTTTTTTTCCATTGAATAAATACTGAATGACATAAGGAAAGAGATATGATTTAATCTTTCCTTTTTGTCGTCCGATACGTCGCACTCATCACGCCCACAAGCACAAAGCCACGCCCTTAGGAAAACTCACCAGCTCCTCCAAACCCCAATATAAATCACAAGAACAAACTCCCACACAAATAATTAGTACCATGTCTTTATTTTCTATGTGCATTTATGAGACCAACCCATTTTACTCACCTTATTTATTGCTTCAAATCTAACCAACCCTCCAACTATCGTCTACACCCacccaatttaattttttctttcacacTTTCGAAGTTCAAACAAGAAAGCCAGAAGAAATCAGGCTCCGTTGTTCCCAGGAACATACACATCTACTGCAACCGATGACGATGACCTTTTTCTTGGTCTAAGATGTCTCATCTCCGTTTTAATTAGTCTGTGAGGTACATAACAGTTGGCCTGCTGAATAACTGTCAGAGCTATGATTAAATCATTGGAACAATgcaaaattattagttttagtattgccatttccttttttctttcttttgtgggAATTCTCAATTTCCTATATATAGGAATAGGATTAGAAGTTATATCATAGGatagaaatcaaattttattaaatttgactTAAATTGAATACATAAGATttgaatttgttatttattatttatcataatttttttttcaaagatttaGTTTAGCTTACATAAAAGTTTAGTTTGATGTAcgagtttatttaaaaatttgctTAAAGACATCTttcatcaattaattattttaaaatctaatgaaatagtaactaaaaaaaaacttacaaaattTCGTATAAATAATGTACAactccaaaaataattgataaacaaaattatattaaattcaagtcgttaaaacataaaatacatcaaaagaaaatgaaaaaagagagtataatattaaaaatgtatggattagagatgatttatattaatataacccaacaaaaatatttaaattgtcttACCATTCTTTTCCTTATAAGTATTAATCTGATTCCATTATCCTTCTAGCTTGAGTCTCTCTCTTTTACATGTAGGTTGggttttacctttttatttataaaaactttttaaaaagattGAGCTTGGTCTTTACAATAAACAAGTCAAGCCAAACGAGAGCCTTAAATAGACGGAATTCGACTCATTTTCATTCCTAATAACAAGGAGGATTAGGGGCGTTcaggtttgatttgatttgattttttataaaaaaaaaatcatctgaaTTAAacttaacaaatatatataatttgatttgatttttatttttaaaaaattaaattaaactaaattaataatttggtttgatttaaattttgtaatttttattaaaatattattttattaaattttatatattttttcatattttaaataaagttataataaaaaattattgataataatttatgaaatcaTGTTGAAGAGagaaattttcataataaaaattacaaaattatcttgtatttggattacaaaattacaaaattattgaaaaaaaattacaaaattattgaaaaaattatcacaaaattatccaaatacaaCTTAATGGTTCATAATATTtggattataataaaaatatgtaaaattttatctattttaaatcaaacttatcttaaaaaattatctaaaaaataaaataatatatatgatataagtTTCATATACATAacgttataaaatattattaaacctCAAGTGatacacacataaaatatataatactaaaataatatatatatatatatatatatatatatatatatatatatatatataatagcaaTTTGTTATTTGTAATCATCAAAACCTTTGTCCACTCTACAACAATAATCATgaaattcttaatttatttcatcCATCTATATAGAGCATATATACTTACTAACAATTTGATATTAGATTTATTCTTTGTTGGTGTAGATTATTTAACAAAACTtaaacttctaatttttttataaaaagaaaacaaacttaTTTCATATTATTGTAAATAGTAGCATAAATATACAGGAGAATACGTTCATAAACATGATGACTAACTTCAAACTTAGAAGTTTCAACTAGAGAGTGGGTTACTTGATTTGTTTACTTCTTAACTAAACTTTTAATATAGATAGATATTATGGATCTATATATTAATAGTAGTATGATGGatgttatattaattattagttttattagtataaaaattatatatatatatatatatatatatatatatatatcattaatacacatcataatattaatataatacgctttattaataatatatgttcATAATTAATGTTTACACTAATGAGAACGAATAATGCTTTAATGTATCTTGATAGATTTTaagtatttatcatattttatacGACCACTGTAAcagatttatttaagaaatgaGAACAacgcttttaaaaataaatcaagaattTCTAGCTGCATAACtaatgatttatttggttgggGGAGTGGCCTGTGGGTGAGACTCAGAGGATATAGTTTCAGGCGGAGGGGCTCTTGAGTATATtaaaatgtgcaaattttttcattgaattaaatttatttctttaatttattataaattttctttttttccaaattattattatttttaccttcctttctacttatttaaataagcataattttttctctcactcTTATAAGTTATAGCACATTCTTTTTACTCTACTTATAACTCTCCTATTTTCTATATTTGTTTCCGTTCTTGTACAAACAGAGTGTAAGCTTTAATTGGGCATATTGCTTAATTAGTTATCAGGCTAAAGCGGTAGTGTGACATATAGTGTATTTGGATTAACATTGAAATCATGTTGAAGAGAGAAATTGTTAGTTCTAATGCAAAAATTTCAAAGTAACTACTAATATATTATAGTTTTCATTGAAAAGTCTGTTGATGTTGGATTCAAGTACTTTCCAAACACACATTTATCGGTGAGCACCCTAATGCAACATTCACCATCCAACAAATCGTGAAAATCAGAGGAAACATAGATGATAGATCTTTCGTACTTTGACCGGAAAGACTTAAAAATGGTATTATCATTGAACATTTGAACAAACCCAGTGTCTTCCATATGAGAAAGaatcaaacatgaaaatatgttagatatgaagaaaaaaaaaggtgaagtaGAAGAGTAGCTAGCTTGCTACATCCAACAGCTAATAGTCTTTCGAGGTGAGTAATAGACATCATCTACTGATGATTCTCCGTTCAAGTttagattcttcttttgacaaaaATGGAAGTGtaatattaaaagtatttttatactggttattaatgaaaattaaagtttattGATAATCCATGCATAACAAAATGACATTAAATGTTAATATGAATTACTGAAataaaactctatttttattAAGAGAACGTAAAATTACAATGTACAGTTGTAACGAACGTAAAATTATTATGGTAAGAATATAGACTATAGAGTGAGAAATGAAGAGAGAAAGGAACACAGAAAagttatttaattgtttaaaattgacTTGAGGAGATACAGAAGAAACAACTTTGTTGTCCACTTTGAGTTTAACCTTTCAAAAAGGTACATGCGCTTTGCTCCCTGCATAGAGTCaacttttattcttcttttgtttccttTATTATATTGAAAGGGGTGGTGCACCTGTGGGGACTAAATTTCTATTTCGCCAACTAATATAATGGGGATGTGAGGATGTCCATGTtgacatttaatttcaaataaggATTCAATTAATCAGTCTAATTTTGATTCTAACATACAATAATAAATTCTAATCATATATGTAGAGAGAAACGATTATACAGAAATAGATAAAACTCTTTTGTATTCTCATACTTAAAATCATGATGAAAATTAGATGCGAAAATCATAATGGAACGAATGATTATAACAAGAGGTTgatcaaaaaattgattttatgaccTTTCAATTGTAAAAAGCCCTTCCAACGGATAAAGAGAAACCGTACAAGTTGGGATGGTCTCTACAAATAGAGGCCATAACACGGTATATTGGTAAGTGTCATCACTCATCCcatatttgataattataatttgaccCTTCATTAAATATCATTGGTATCTACACATCCTTTCACGACGTATATGTccttaatcatatttttatattgattagaccactttaatatttaatattctcACTAATTGTCCTAAAtcattcaattatgtgatatatatatatatatatatatatatatatatatatgatccaaAATTACTAACTCTCCATTGTCCAAGGTATAAATGTTAGGATGacacaaacaaaaaaggaaagagaggATGCTTATCTTTTATGTCGCTCTTTGCTgcatcgtttttttttttaacttttaggaCGACACAAAAGGTTAATAATGGAAACTGTTCTAAAGTAGTACTCTCATTAGGCTACTAAATATGCAGATTTGGTTGATTAGTGGTTGAATATCAAAACAATTTAAGAGGCCAACCTAACAGAGCAATATTACCTACACTGGAAGCTAGGGACTTGCAAGACTCCACTTAGTTTGCAGAACTCGATGAAGAGGAATCCACCATTATTCATGATTATGGGCCATTTGGCGTCCAAGTGGAGCAGCTCTCATCCAAATCCTCGTACAAGATGCCATCACGTTCTTCATTTTCTACTTAAAAAGTTTTTGGGTAATGATATGCCATGTTCTAATTGAAATAATGCTGCTTTCGGCCGAGCACTTCGTTCCAAATGAAGGCCCAGAGACTGTTGGTGTATCTACAAGACTACAACGGAGAAGTTTAGGGCTTTGCTATTCTCACTTCCAGGTCTTCTCTTCTCACCCCATCAGTTGCTCGGCTTTTTTTGAGAAATATACATAGACTCTAATGGATCCTATTAGTTGATTGTTTGAGGCCTACTattatagttatatttttaggtGGTTTTAGACGATATGCTATATGTGATCCATCTACCATGCtttatataaactttctttccacctattaaattatttaagagttttagtaaggatctatttttttttttgttaaaaatatgtttggtccCTCTAacatttgataaatattaatttcattttcttaaaaatattatattaatatgataaaaacaaaatatatttttactgaTCTTCAATAGTAATTCTGTTAAACAATAATGTGAAATATTTAACACACTTATATGTATGATTtgattataaatgaattaaataactTGTGACAGTtataaagaaagtaaaaataattaagtctaTTAATTATGTAAgaaaattgtttaaataaattatcattgagaatcataaaaaaataagttttttattttattttcatagagattaatttaataatttttttataaaaaacatattaatactttcaaaattttaagggaattacaaatatattttagcttattatttattataaactcAATATacacatctatttttttttatcagtttatatttttcaaaagtgTGAAAGTGGTCAAACAATCATAAAGAGACGCAACACCATCCATGGGGAGATAGCCACACGATATTTGGAGTTTTGAGGGGAAGAAGAAGTTAGAAGGATGGGTGTAGAGTGGGGCGAACTACCTCCAGAACTCCTGGAATCAATCTCGAAAACCTTAACCATCTACGTCGATTACCTCAGATTCCGTTCCGTTTGCCGCAGCTGGCGATCCTCCGTTCCCAAAATCCCTCTCCACCTTCCTCCCCAACTCCCATGGCTCATGCTATCTCGCCGCGCCTTCTTCGACCTCTCCCTCAACAAAACCCATCTCCTCAACCCTCAACCCTCTCACCGCACCCGAATCTGCGGCTCCTCCCACGGCTGGCTCGTCATGCTCGACGAAACCCCCCAAATTCGCCTCCTGAACCCCCTCACGCGCGCCACGCGCCCCCTCCCTCCGCTTCACGCCTTCCCCAACGTCGTCGCCTTCGATCACGCCAACGTCGGACGCGAGTACCTCATCCAAAACCCTTACGGCGGCCTCTACGCCTTCAACTTGCGACAGATGTGCAATTCTTTCCTCGGAAAGGTTGTCTTGTCGGCGAGTCCCACATTAAACGATGATTTCGCCGCGCTCGCTATCGTCGGTCAGAATAACTTGGCGTTCTGCAGAAACGGTTACGATTCTTGGATTTTCCTGAACGGAGAGGAAGAAGAGATGAATTGCTGGGAAGATGTTGTGAATTACAACGGCTTGTTTTTCGCGGTGAGTAAGGGAGGGACTATTGCGGTGTGTGATGCTGGAGAGGGTTGTTTTCCGCCTCGGGTGTCGATAATTCAGACGACGACGCCGTTTGGATTCGCTGGGGATATCCACTATGCGGTGTTTTCGGCGGGAGACATGTTGCTGCTGATACGTGTTCTGGATCAGGACTTTTCCGATCACGCGGGGGAGGAGTCGGATTTGGTGTATAGGACGGTGGGTTTTGAGGTTTTCAAGATGAATTGGGGGTTGCTGACGTGGCAGAGAGTTGAGACTTTGGGCGAGCGAGTGCTGTTTGTAGGTGGGAATTCTTCGCTTTCGTTCTGTGCGTCTGATTTTGTTGGGTGTTCTGCGGATTGCATCTATTTCACCGACGATTATTCGGAGTCCAATGACGACGATGCGTGTGGGAAGCATGATTTGGGCGTATTTAGGTTACGGGATAAGAGCATTGAACCGTTGCCATGTTTTAATCAAAATTCCTGTTCTCGGCTTCGGTGGCCGCTACCAATTTGGGTTTCGCCAAATCCCTGTTGATTTCATTCTttcaatttgttatatttttaaatgtatgtGATCATGGAGACCAGCTTGGCTTATTATTTCTTGTATGGTGTTTATAAATGTACATTATGCTATGCAAACATAGAGCTACTATATGAACTTCGAATGTAGCTCAGAGAGAACGAGACATGAAAGACTAGAATCACCTCCCGCACTTGGTGTTCAAAGTCGTGACTATTTTCTTCTTATGGGGAAGTCTCAACAGGGATCCGGATTGAAGAGCAAGATTGCACTGTACCAAAAGCTATATGTAGTAACCTGTTTACTATGAATTTGTAATGGATTTGACTACTTGGTGAATTTGTTCTGGAATTAGATTGCGAATTGCGATAGAGATTGTGTTATGGTTGGCGAAGAAAGTATTCTGATTGGGATTTTTTTGGTATAAAGGAGGGGAAGTAAACTCCAAAACAAACAAAGCTACCTCCTAATAACAGCTACTACAATTCTGATGGGTATTAAACAGATAATTAGCAACCAATTAATCATTATCAGAGTTTTAAGCTATTGAAAATGTATGGTGCTTTAGACTTCAAACTTAttggttaatattttttttggcataAACGTGGTACAAAAGAATTATGATCCTGTTGAATGTTGGTGCATGAAAAGTTGGAAACTGTAATAAACAAAGGTAAAATATTGGGGCATTCATCAAACTCGGGACCTCTCGCAACCAAAGCGAGAATCATACTACTAGACCAAATGCCCTTGTTGTTAATGGTCATTAAAGcaatttatatgattttggATAGATAAGCATCCGTGCCTCTTTCTTACTATTTGAACTGGGCTTTTCTTTGTGTTAAGAATTAGTCTATCTAGACTGGGTTGGAAATAAGTCAGGCGGTCCGATAGGAGGCTACGGTTTGACCCACGAAAAAcctatttattataaaagttaggcttaagttttttaaaaaggtttttttaactaaaaaagttAAACTTTGAGATTTTAAAAAAGTCTATTAAATCTGAGAGCCTAacctatttatataataaattaataatatataatattatatatataagtttattgGTTTGTTAGGTCTATAAGCTTGTTTATAAGCTCTCATAAAACAGAtcacttaaatatgttttcagGCCAGATTTTTAAATGAGTTagactaaaacttaaaaaagaCTTATAATAGATAAATAAGTTAATATCAGACTTAATAATTATGATGTAGGTTAAGTTTAGGTATGTCAAAGtctaattttatctattttcatCCTTAATATAGACCAACATATCTTCTTTCAATTGTGTTTGATTGGGTTTTACTTTCGTCGGTATAAAAAGAagttaataagatttttttattctttaaaatttccTTAATCAAATGGCGTGTGTAAAAAAgtgttatatgatttttaatttttttaagcatccatatataatttatgactcaaatttttattttttatattttattttttacaacgaAAAAATTCTTACTTAATACGACAAAAACAAAgttagataataatatattgacTTAACTTgtagttttaaatatatttttttcgataacgtagttttaaatatttgaacttagagttctttaatgtattttattattcgCAAATGTTTTTCTCTGCTTAAGTTGAATAAACAAGATAtcgaataagaaaaaaaaaaaattctctacgCCAATTTCCAGTGAATAAATTTCTAGCGATGCGGATATTATTCCTGCTAAGTGCTAACTAACTAAATATTTAATTGGTAAAAATACAATATCGATCTTGCATTTGCCAGGTCGGCAGTGATAGACCACCCATTGCAGGTGACAGATGGACGGCTGAAACAATGTTAAATGTTAAATGGATAAGATCACTAGCAAACACATGAACTGACTGGCTTGAGTCGGAGGATAAATACTGGATATTCTAATTctcataatcataaaaaaaatgttcactTCCTgctataatattttgtttttgcatgTACAGGGCttgctaaataaaatggtaCTACTTATTCAGTTAATTTGTTCTTTACACAATTAATGTTACCtttaagttttaatatttgttaaatgaaaattatacaataaaaccaaagatttttaaaattctagcAACTAATCAGCCATTAATATCTTATCGTTAAATGAACCTGATTAAAAAAATCTGCCAAAAAAGGAAAGTGAACTCAATCAAAgttaattataactttttataatttttaaggatACACTGATAAACTACTTATAAGTTAAATTTTGGATAAATaaagtatgaaaaatatatatctttttgatttataataaaaaactaatttaattattttaaaataagaaaataaattagcataaatttaattaaatattttttaatagacaTAAGATAATTctctcaatatttattttaaaaataaaagaattatctTCACAAGTCACAATTCACAATTCACAAGCATACATACATTACcccctaaaaaaaaagcatacatACAATACAATATTAAGTTTTGCTCATCtattaagttaaatataatatgcTATTCAATACATATTAATGGTTATATAAGATTGAGTTGTAAATAATGGTGCaagatttattttatcttaattaaatattttgaatttaagaaTTATAAGTATGCAACTtgttaaatagttaaaaaaaatggtttatcACCTATAAGAATTTTACCTGGTTTAAATAgaattatcttttataaaatatatatgtggtCTATAAAAATCATACTTTCAATTtataatatgttattaatttaagGTCGTTAAACAAAATAGACGGAAGGAATGTCctctataataaataataaaatcgttaagttttataataattattaaaaaagttattcttAGGAAAATTTTTAACTGATTggtagaataaaaatattttcattaataataaatgaacATTAAACTTAACTTAAATGCCTTCTTAtgattaatttatcaaatatcaataaataactACGTTTGATgagtaaatattttgatttgggGTACGAGAACATTAACTTCTGAGCGGTACAGTAAcacatttttatattgtttaacATTTAAAATGCATATGATGGTAATAGTATAAATTGGAGTAAATGTATGATGTGTGTGTATGATGCATTTGATTCTTTGATGTGGAGGGAAGATACGTTTCAGCTTTGAAGAGCAGAGGAGTCAGAAGCACAAGTGCATGTCAACGCTCGGAAGCTGCTCACAGACAAAGGTGAAACAGTGCCTATGTCAGCCTACGAATAACACCACAAGAGAAAACAAACACCCAACCCCagtaaaataagtaatcatCAACACACTcagacatatatataataaacaaatattatggGACTTTGTACACTACCTATGGCATCCGCACAAAATAAACCCAATCGTTTTCCCCCACGCGGCAACCTTTCTTCTTTACTGATTCTCATTCTCGATTTCTCGTCTGTCTCGGTATTCTCGTTCCCCCACCCCCTTTCTTATTTACTCTCGTCACATCAAACATATCCATCTTCCTACTACTTATTAATTAGTACTATGtgcttttttttgctttctaaacACAACACAACTCTTCCCTTCTTAACTTTCACCTTTAACCTCAGTTTTCCGGTGCCTTCGCGTCGCTCTGAATGTCATCGGCGGCGAGAACTCCCGGTGGCGAGGAGGGAAAGCACTACCCTGCTCCACTCGCCCCTCACGAGGGCGTCGTGAAGGACTCCACTCTCTTCTGGGACACTCTAAGGCGCTTTCACTTTGTTATGGGTACCAAATTTATGTAAGCAGCTTTCTatatcttgttttatttttatttattatcctCGTCAATGAAAATGTGGCTTTGGTTTTAACGGAGCTTTAGCGTTtcgttttggtttgtgctattAAAACAAATGTTTGACCGTTTTGTCCTCATCAACTTGTGAAGGATTCCTGTGATTGGAGGGAAGGAGCTGGATTTGCACGTTCTTTACGTGGAAGTTACGAGAAGAAGTGGCTACGAGAAGGTGGGCTCCGTCCGTACAACTTGTGTTTGTAGCACTATCGTTTccagttaaatatttaaataaattagtgGGTACATGTTATTGTAAGTACTTCCTAAAGTGCAGGTAGTTGCAGAGAAGAAGTGGAGGGAAGTTGGTAGTGTTTTCAAGTTCGCAGCTACCACCACCAGCGCTTCTTTTGTACTCAGGAAACACTACTTTAGTCTTCTTTATCATTATGAACAAGTTCACTTCTTTAAAGCTCGGGGTCCTATCTACACTCCATCAGCAGGTACTATTTttctactctctctctctttttttttgtgtgtgtgtgtgtgtgtgtgtgtgtcttatgtatattttggtcattcgtgggtttaatttttcttcttgttaATTCGTTGACTAATGAAATTCGTGTTTGCGGATCCAACTTTATTTATTGTGCAGATGCATTTTCCGGCAACAGCCCTTCGTGGAGACCTGAATTAGCTATTGTGGAATATTCGCCTAAGCCTATGGATAATAGTCCTGAATCTCGTGCTGAAGGTAATTAAGCAATTCACAACATCACATTGTTTTGTTTCCTGGGGTTACTATTAATTAGAAACTAGCTATTAATTAATCTTCGTGGAATGGGTTAGTTAATTTCAATTTCACCTGTGGATGTCTTTGCCCTCTATAATAAATTCATCCGGTAGCTAATTAATAAAACTCCATTTTTCATGTGTAGTGGAGTTTAGTCTTTAGACTATTGGTTGCATATTTATGTCTTCCACACATTTTATTCGACTTCATGTGAGGCTTCGTTGAGTGCCTGCTTCGATGCATGCTTGTTGAATGCTGTAAAGGTTGGCTACAACACACAAAAATCTTATAATGTTATGCAATCGTAATTTGAAATGAATAATGGCTTGATTAGAAAAATGTTGTAACTTTCAATGTGCAGTGTGCTTATTTATTTAAGTTCTCTACACTTTCAATGCTGAAATTTACTACTGTTTGTTGTGTGTAGATACTTCATGCCTTTCAGGAAATGGAACCATCGAGGGAAAATTTGACTGTGGTTATTTAGTGTCCGTGAAGCTTGGTTCGGAGGTTCTTAGAGGGGTGCTTTACCATCCTGAGCAATTGGTTCCTCCACCATCGATTCCAAAACATGAGAGTGCCATTGTACCAATCAACCGCAAACCTCACCGTTCTGGTCGtaggaagaaaaacaaaagaaggtGGGACCCCAATTATCCAAAGCCGAATAGGAGTGGCTATAACTTCTTCTTTGCTGAAAAGCATTAcactctcaaaactctctaccCAAACAGAGAAAGGGAGTTTACCAAAATGATTGGCCAGTCATGGAACAGTCTTAGCCCAGAAGAAAGAAtggttctctctctttttcttttttttttctttattggtTTTTGCATTATTTACATGGTTGTTGAGGGTAATAAGTAAATTACATGCTTGGTTAATAATGTTGCAGGTTTATCAGAACATTGGCTTAAGAGACAAAGAAAGGTACAAGAGAGAATTGACGGAGTACAAAGAGAAGATGAAGCTTAGGCAGACCTCAGAAGTTGGACGTCCATAGAATCTCATTGGTACCCGTTTGTGGAGGCGAAAGAATGGCTTAGAAAATTTTTATAATCTGTTGACTTTTACGTGCATATT encodes the following:
- the LOC114408532 gene encoding F-box protein SKIP23-like — its product is MGVEWGELPPELLESISKTLTIYVDYLRFRSVCRSWRSSVPKIPLHLPPQLPWLMLSRRAFFDLSLNKTHLLNPQPSHRTRICGSSHGWLVMLDETPQIRLLNPLTRATRPLPPLHAFPNVVAFDHANVGREYLIQNPYGGLYAFNLRQMCNSFLGKVVLSASPTLNDDFAALAIVGQNNLAFCRNGYDSWIFLNGEEEEMNCWEDVVNYNGLFFAVSKGGTIAVCDAGEGCFPPRVSIIQTTTPFGFAGDIHYAVFSAGDMLLLIRVLDQDFSDHAGEESDLVYRTVGFEVFKMNWGLLTWQRVETLGERVLFVGGNSSLSFCASDFVGCSADCIYFTDDYSESNDDDACGKHDLGVFRLRDKSIEPLPCFNQNSCSRLRWPLPIWVSPNPC
- the LOC114408533 gene encoding high mobility group B protein 9, which translates into the protein MSSAARTPGGEEGKHYPAPLAPHEGVVKDSTLFWDTLRRFHFVMGTKFMIPVIGGKELDLHVLYVEVTRRSGYEKVVAEKKWREVGSVFKFAATTTSASFVLRKHYFSLLYHYEQVHFFKARGPIYTPSADAFSGNSPSWRPELAIVEYSPKPMDNSPESRAEDTSCLSGNGTIEGKFDCGYLVSVKLGSEVLRGVLYHPEQLVPPPSIPKHESAIVPINRKPHRSGRRKKNKRRWDPNYPKPNRSGYNFFFAEKHYTLKTLYPNREREFTKMIGQSWNSLSPEERMVYQNIGLRDKERYKRELTEYKEKMKLRQTSEVGRP